The following proteins come from a genomic window of Streptomyces sp. Sge12:
- a CDS encoding metallopeptidase family protein gives MTDTPLPPCPAEPPAGAAAEPRLRRRDRHGRGMRGPVAPPQVPLSASRSELFGDLVRDSVERLERRWPQLADVEFLIGDVPGPPGGADGGWNDEAVPLGAVSESREGRPARIVVFRRPVEIRTKTRDEKAMLVHEIVVEQVAELLGLSPETVDPRYGQD, from the coding sequence GTGACGGACACCCCTCTTCCTCCCTGCCCCGCCGAGCCCCCCGCGGGGGCCGCAGCCGAGCCGCGCCTGCGTCGGCGCGACCGGCACGGGCGCGGGATGCGCGGTCCGGTGGCCCCTCCTCAGGTGCCGCTGTCCGCGAGCCGGTCGGAGCTGTTCGGGGACCTCGTACGGGACTCCGTGGAGCGGCTGGAGCGGCGCTGGCCGCAGCTGGCCGACGTGGAGTTCCTGATCGGTGACGTGCCCGGCCCGCCGGGTGGCGCGGACGGCGGCTGGAACGACGAGGCGGTGCCGCTGGGCGCGGTGTCGGAGTCCCGCGAGGGGCGGCCGGCCCGGATCGTGGTGTTCCGGCGGCCGGTGGAGATCCGTACCAAGACGCGGGACGAGAAGGCGATGCTGGTCCACGAGATCGTGGTGGAGCAGGTCGCGGAGCTGCTGGGGCTCTCGCCGGAGACGGTGGACCCCCGGTACGGCCAGGACTAG
- a CDS encoding DUF3499 domain-containing protein: MSLVRRCSRTACGRPAVATLTYVYADSTAVLGPLATYAEPHCYDLCAEHSERLTAPRGWDVVRLSDGSGPSRPSGDDLEALANAVREAARPPGRAAEAGGSERGGQSTGETRRGHLRVLRSPDS; encoded by the coding sequence GTGAGCCTTGTACGTCGCTGTTCGCGCACTGCGTGCGGCCGCCCTGCCGTCGCGACACTGACGTACGTCTACGCCGATTCGACCGCAGTTCTCGGCCCGCTCGCCACCTACGCCGAACCCCACTGCTACGACCTGTGCGCCGAGCACTCCGAGCGCCTGACCGCCCCACGGGGCTGGGACGTCGTGCGCCTGTCCGACGGCTCCGGTCCCTCCCGCCCCAGCGGCGACGACCTCGAAGCCCTGGCCAACGCAGTACGCGAAGCCGCCCGCCCGCCGGGGCGCGCGGCCGAGGCCGGGGGCTCCGAACGGGGCGGCCAGTCCACCGGCGAGACCCGTCGCGGCCACCTGCGCGTCCTGAGATCGCCCGATTCCTGA